The DNA sequence AACACCGACTTGGCATTGACGGCCAGAACCCGGTCGAATTCCTCCTCGCTGATATCCTCCATGGCTGCGGGCAGATGGGTGATGCCGGCATTGTTGACCAGAATGTCGAGCTGCCCGAACCGGGCATGCACGGTCTTTGCCATCGCCGTGACGCTGTCATTGCTGGACACGTCGACCGTGACGGCAAAGGCCTGATCGCCGAATTCCGAAGCAAAATCCCGTGCCGCGTCGGCATTGATGTCAGCGATCGCGACGCGCGCGCCTTCGCTGATGAATTTGCGGGCGATGCCGGCGCCAAATCCGGATGCGCCGCCGGTCACCAGGGCTGTCTTGCCTTCAAGTCTCATTGTTCCCACTCCCCGAAAAATTCGATTTACTTGCCGTGCCAGACGGCGACTGTCTTGAGGGACGAGAAGCCATAAAGCGCCTCGAACCCCTTTTCGCGGCCATGGCCGGATTTGCCGACCCCGCCGAAGGGCAGCTCCACCCCACCGCCGGCGCCGTAATTGTTGATGAAGACCTGGCCGGAGCGGATCGCCCGGGCCAGACGCATCTGCCGGCCGCCATCGCTGGTCCAGACGCCGGCAACCAGGCCGTAATCGGTACCATTGGCAATCGCGATGGCTTCGTCTTCATCACGGAACGGGATGATCACCTGCACCGGGCCGAAAATCTCGTCACGCGCCAGCACATGGTTGGGGTCAACACCGCCATAGAGCGTCGGCCGCACATAATGGCCGCCCATTGGCGCCGATTTCGGCATCTGACCCTCGGCCACCGGAGCCATCCCGTCTTCGTCGGCCTCGGACAAAAAGCCCTGGACGATGTTCTTCTGGCGCTCGGAAATCAATGGGCCGATCGATTGATCCTCGATGGCAGCGCCGACGGTCAGCGCCTTGTAGCGCTCGCTCATCAGCTTCACCACTTCATCATGGCGCGAGGCTTCAACCAGAATGCGCGAGGAGGCCGAGCAAGTCTGGCCGGCATTCTGGATGCCGGCATTGACCAGAAACGGCAGCGCGCGTTCGAGATCGGCATCGGCAAAGACGATCTGCGGGGATTTGCCGCCAAGCTCCAGCGTCACCGGGATCACATTATAGGCCGCTGCCTGCTGGATCTTGCGTCCGGTCTCGAGCGAGCCGGTGAACGAGATATGATTGACGTCGGGATGGGCGCAGAGTGCCGCACCGGCCTCTTCGCCGAGGCCGGGGACGACATTGAGCGCGCCATCAGGCAGGCCGCACTCCATGGCGATGCGGGCAAAGGCCAGCGCCGTCAATGAGGCTTCCTCAGCGGGTTTGAGAACCGCGGCATTGCCCATCGCCAGGGCCGCGCCGACAGATCGTCCGAGGATCTGCATCGGATAGTTCCACGGGATGATGTGGCCGGTGACGCCATGCGGCTCACGCAGGGTGAAAACCGTGTAATCGTTGAGATAGGGGATGGTTTCGCCGTGTACTTTGTCGGCAGCACCACCATAGAATTCGAGATAGCGGGCCAGGGCGCGCGCGTCGGCACGGGCCTGGGTCAGCGGCTTGCCGACATCGTGCGCCTCGAGATTGGCGAGCCATTCGACATGGTCTTCAACTGCCCGTCCGATCTTGGAGAGCAGGCGCCCCCGCTCGGCGGCGGTCATTTTCCCCCATTCACCCGACATCGCCGATTGGGCGGCTGAAACCGCGGCCTCGATTTCGGCTTTTCCACCCCGGGCAATGCGGCCAATTTCCAGGCCGGTCGAAGGGTCTTCAACGGCCAGGGTCTTGCCGCCGCTGGCGCCGATCCATTTGCCGCCGATCAGGCATTGGCTGGTGTCAAATCCGGCGTCGAGTGTATCGGTCACGGGGTGTCCTTTCGTTTAGCCTTCGCCGCTCAGCGTTCCGGGCTGGCGAGGGCTGCTTCCAGCGACGGTGTGGCAGCCACCAGCGCTCTCGTATAGGGGTGTTGCGGATTGCGGAATATGCTCTCGGTCTCGCCCTGCTCGACAATCCGGCCATCTTTCATCACCAGCACCCGATCGGTGATGGCGCGGACAACAGACAAATCATGCGAGATGAACAGATAGGACAGGTCGAGCCTGTCGGAAAGATCCGCCAGAAGATCGAGAATCTGGGCGCGGATCGACACATCCAGCGCCGAGACCGCTTCGTCCAGCACGATCAGCGCCGGTTCGATGATCAAGGCCCGGGCAATGGCAATGCGCTGCCGCTGACCTCCGGAAAATTCGTGAATGTACTTGTCGGCGTCGCTTGACGACAGCCCTACTTCGGTCAGCGCCCTGTCGATCCGAAGCTCCATTTCTGCACCACTCGGCGGTGATTTCAGAAGATGGAACGGTTCCGTAACAAGACGGCGCACCCGGTGGCGCGGATTGAAAGACCCGTAGGGATCCTGAAACACCACCTGCATCCTGGCCCGAAGCTCCGGATGCGGACCGTCGCCGGCGCTGGAGACCACATGGCCGTTGAGGCGGATTTCACCGCCCTGCAACGCATCGAGTGCGAGGATGGCGCGAGCCAGCGTGGACTTGCCGCAGCCGGATTCGCCGACAAGCCCGACATTTTCGCCATGATGAATGTCGAATGCGACGGAATCGACGGCGCGAAACGGCGGCCTGCGAACAAACAGGCTGCGGCGCGGTTGCTGATAGTCGCGTACCACCTGGCTGACCGACAGGACAGGCGTGACCGATGGTTCCGGTTTGCGGCCACGGTCCGGCACATGCGCAGACGCCGAAAACAGGGCACGTGTATAGGGATGGCGCATCTCACGGAAAATCTCGCGCGTCGGTCCGGCCTCGACCACGGCGCCGTCCTTGAGGATGGCAATCGTATCGGCCAATCCGGCCACCACAGCGAGATCATGGGTGATCAACATCAGCCCCATGCCCTCTTCGCGCACGAGCTGCCTCAGCAAATCGAGGATCTGGGCCTGGGTGGTGACATCAAGCGCTGTGGTGGGCTCGTCGGCAATCAGAACCTTGGGCCTGAGTGCGATGGCCTGGGCGATGACCACGCGCTGGCGCTGGCCGCCGGAGAGATCATGCGGATAACGGTCGAGCGGAAACTGCGCTTCAGGCAGGCCGACGCGGTCCAGCATGGCTCTTGCGACGGCATAGGCCTCGCGGCGGCTGGCGCCGGTGTGCACCCGCACGGTTTCGGCCACCTGATCGCCGATCGTGCGCACCGGATTGAGCGCTGTCATCGGCTCCTGGAAAATCATACCAACATCGCGGCCGCGCATCTGGCAGAGTGCGGCCTCATCCATGGTCGCAAGATCAGCGCCGCCGACGGTGATGCTGCCACTCCAGCGGCTGCCGCGCGGCAGCAACTGCATCACCGACAGCGCAGTCATCGATTTTCCCGAGCCGGATTCGCCGACAACGCCGAGAATCTGCCCGGGTTCGAGCCTCAGGTCGATATCATGCAGCACGGTGTTGCCGTGGATCTCGACCTTGAGATTGGAGATACTGAGCGCGCTCATCCGCGTCCGTGCCTCAGCCTGGGATCGAACAGGTCGCGCAGGCCATCGCCCATCAGATTGAGCCCGAGCACGGTGATGATGATGGCAAAGCCGGGAAACAAAGCCATGTGCGGCGCCAGCGAGATCAGCGTCTGGGCATCGGCCAGCATCCGGCCCCAGCTCGGCAGCGGTGGCTGCGCGCCGAGACCGACATAGGCAAGCGCTGCTTCAGCCAGAATGGCCAGCGAAAACTGGATGGTGCCCTGGACGATCAGCAGATTGGCGATATTGGGCAGGATGTGCTCGGCGGAAATGCGCGCCTTGTTCTTGCCCGCGACCCGTGCAGCGAGAATGAAATCCCGGGTCCACAGCGACAAGGCCGCACCGCGCGCCAGCCGCGCGAACACCGGCACGTTGAAAATGCCGATGGCGATGATGGCGTTGATCGCGCCGGGGCCGAACACCGCAGTGATCATGATCGCCAACAGCAGCGAAGGGAACGCGAACACCAGATCATTTCCGCGCATGATGATTTCATCAACGAGACTGCCACGGCGGGCCGCCGCATAGAGCCCCAACGGCACACCCAGCGAGATGCCGATCCCGACCGCGACAAAGGCCACCGCGATCGACACGCGGGCGCCGACCATGATCATTGAAAACATGTCACGCCCGAAGTGATCTGTCCCGAACCAGTGTTCCAGTGATGGGGTCTGGAGTTTTGTGGCAATGGAGAGCTTGGTCGGATCAAACGGGGTCCAGACAAAGGAGATCAGCGCCAGCAGGATGAAAAACCCCGAAAGCACGACACCGACGACAAACGCCCGGTGACCCAGAGCCATTTGTAGAAGAGAGCGGTCAGTGGAATCCGCCGTGTTCATCGTCTGTGCCTCCGCAATCGCGGATCAGCGGCGGCGTAGGCGAGGTCGACCAGAAAGGTGACGGTGATGACGGCGAAGACCAGCAAAATCACCACAGACCGGACGACAATCAGATCGCGCTGGGTGATGGCCTGAAAGACCAGCCGGCCGAGGCCGGGCAGATAGAAAACGTTCTCGATGATGATGCCGCCGGCCAGCAGGAACGAAAATTGCAGGCCAAGAATGGTCAGCACCGGGATCAGCGCATTGCGCAGCGCGTGCCGCCACAGCGCCTGGCTGCGGCTCAAGCCCTTGGCCCGGGCAGTGCGCATGAAATCTTCTTCCAGCGTGTCGATCAGCGAAGACCGCATGACCCGCGCCAGAATCGAGGCCTGCGGCAGGGCCAGCGCGATGGCCGGCAGCGTCAGCGCCTTCATGGCAATCCAGAAGCCGGCGTCCCATCCGGGAAAACCGCCGGCCGAGAACCAGCGCAGATTGATGGCAAAGATCAGCACCAGGATCATCGCAAACCAGAAATTGGGGATAGCCACGCCGAGCTGGGTCGCGCCCATGACCGAGAGATCGGCGGCGGAGTTGCGCCGCGAAGCGGCAAGGATGCCGGCAGGGAAGGCAATCACGGTCGACAGCGCCAGCGCATAGAGCGTCAGCGGCAACGAGATCATCACCCGTTCGGCAATCAGTTCGGACACCGGTACCCGGTAGGTGTAGGAGACGCCGAAATCACCCTGCAACAGCCCCGCCACCCAGCCGAGATAGCGCAGCGGCAAGGGGTCATCGAGGCCAAGCTGGGTGCGCAAGGCGGCCACGGCCTGAGGATCGGCATTGATGCCCATCATGAAGGAGGCCGGATCGCCCGGCACGGCTTCCATGACCAGGAAAATCACGAGGCTGGCCGCGATGAGGCTGAGCGACAGCGACAGCAAGCGCCTGAGCAGATAGGCGGTCATCGGGCATGGTCCAATCGCATGAGTGCATAAAGGCCGGACATCGGTCCGGCCCTCATGTCTCGATCAGGTGTCAATCTTCCCAGTAGACACCGGTCATGTCGTTGGCCTGGGTTGGCGAGTTGGGCCAGATGCCCTTGAGCTTGGCGTTGGAAACGCCGGTGCGAGCCAGCTGGAACAGATAGGCGTTGACATAGTCGTCAGCAATTTTCTTCTGTGCCGCCTGCATCAGCTCGGTGCGTTTGGCCGGATCGGTGGCCTTGTCGAGATCCACCATGATCGCCTTGAAGTCCGGATCGCCGTACTGGAAATAGTAGTCATCACGGCCATAGATCCCGATATCCATCGGTTCGGTGTGGGAAACAATGGTCAGGTCAAAATTCTTGGCCTTGAACACATCGTCGAGCCATTGCGCCCATTCGACATTGGTAATTTCGGCAGTGATGCCGACTTCACGCAACTGCGCAGCGATGATTTCACCGCCACGACGGGCATAGCTTGGCGGCGGCAGTTTCAGGCTCAAGGTCAGATCCTTGATACCGGCTTCGGCCAGCAGCGCCTTGGATTGCTCCGGATCGTAAGCCGATTGCGCAGTCAGGTCGACATAGGCCGGGTTGTGCGGGGCAAAATGGGTGCCGATCGGTGTTCCGTAGCCGAACATGGCGCCATCGATGATCGCCTGGCGGTCGATGGCATGGGCGATCGCCTGGCGCACCAGGATGTTGTCGAGCGGCGGCTTCTTGTTGTTCATGCCCAGTATGGTTTCGCCTTCGGACGAACCGATAATCACCTCAAAGCGCGGATCGGCCTCGAACTGCACCAGGTTTTCGGGTGCCGGGAAGGCCGGATAGGCATCAAGATCGCCAGCCATCATCGCGGCAAATGCCGCTGTCGGGTCGGAGATGAATTTGAAGGTCACATGATCGAGCTTGACTGAAGTGCCCCAGTAATCGGGGTAACGGTCGAGATCGACGCGATCGCCCTTGACCCATTCAGCCAGTTTGAACGGGCCGGTGCCGACCGGATTGGCCGCGTTGTCGGCAGCCGACTCAGGCGCAACAATCACCGCGTCGCCCCAGGCCATGTTGAACAGGAACGAGCCGTTCGGCTTGGACAGGGTGATCTTGACGGTGGCCGGATCAACCGCTTCAACCGAAGCGATGTCGGCAAACAGCGCCTTCTGGGCATTGGTCGAATCGTCAGCACGGGCCCGGTCGAGCGAGAACTTGACGTCTTCGGCGTCAAAGGCCGAACCATCGTGGAATGTCACGCCGGTGTGCAGTTTGAATGTGTAGGTAAGACCGTCTTCGGAAATCTCCCAGCTTTCGGCCAGTGCCGGAAGGATTTCACCATCCGGGCCAAAGCGGGTCAGGCCTTCAAAGACATTGGCGTAGACCACCTCGTCAATTGCAGCCGCAGCGCCGCCGGTCGGATCGAGATTCGGTGGCTCGAGCTGCATGCCGATGGTGGCGTCCATCTTGGCGGCGGTTGCCGGCGTGACGCCGAGCGCCAGTCCCAGCGCAAGTATCGAAACGGCTGCAGCCGCGATCGGGTTCTTCGTCATGTCAGTTTCCTTCGCTCCCGTTGGCACGGCACTGTCTTATGCGCGTCCGTGCAAAAGATCGTCCAGAGCGAAGGCCATCACCTTCGCTGAATCAATCATGTCGTCGATCCCGACATATTCATCCGGCTGGTGTGCCAGATCGAGTATGCCGGGGCCATAGGCAATACAGTCTTTCAAGCGGCCAATCCGGTCAATATGTTTCTGATCGTAAGTGCCCGGCGAGACGACATGGACCGGTTCGCAGGACAAAGCCGAGCGAATCCCCCGCTCGACAGCCTTGACCACGGGAGACTCCACCGAGGTCATGGTCGGGCTGACCTGCCAGAGCTCCTCGAAATCATAGCGAAATCCCGGCCTCTCGGCCTTCACCCGCTCGAGCAGTGCCACGATCTCCTCGCGAACCTCATCGGCCTGTTCCTCGATCAGGTAGCGCCGGTCGATGACCATGCGGGCCCGGTCCGGAACGCAGGCAGAAGGAAAGCCGGTGAAACCGGCATCCGGCTCGGCCTGGCCGCCATGCAGCGAATTGATGTTCATGGTCGACTGCCGGGCACCGTCAGGCACCACCGGCATGGCGGTGCGTTTTTGGGCCAACGCCGGAAACAGCGATATTTCCATCTCGGCTATGACCGCGCCCATGTGGCGCACGGCGCAATCGCCGAGAAACGGCATCGAGCCATGGGCAATGCGCCCATGGGTACTGATTTGCGCCCACATGACGCCGCGATGACCGAGGCAGATGCGGTCCTTGTTGAGCGGTTCGGGAATGATGACGTGCTGGACCCGTTCGGGGGAGAAGTAACCCTGTTCGGCAAGCCAGGCGACGCCGCCATAGCCGCCAGTCTCCTCATCAGCCGTTCCGGAGATCTCGATCGCGCCGGGATAATCGGGCCACAGCGCAACAAAAGCTTCCGCCGCAATGATCGAGGCAGCCAGCCCGCCTTTCATGTCGCAGGCACCGCGACCATAGATCTTGCCATCGGACACGGTTCCGGCAAAGGGATCAAAGCTCCAGCCGGAGCCGGTCTCGACCACATCGATGTGGGAATTGAAATGCACGCAAGGGCCGGAGCGGCCGCTTTCGCGGCGGGCGATCACATTCCAGCGGGGATGGCGCTCACTGTCGCCGGGCGTGCCGATGGCGCGCAGCAGTTGGATGGCAAAGCCGGATTTTTCCATGCGGCGAGCAAGGTATTCGCAAATGTCGCGGTAGAACTCGCCGGGTGGATTGAGCGTCGGAATCCGGATCAGATCCTGGGTCAGGGCGACGAGATCATCGCGCCGGGAGATGATTTCCCGGGACAGGGCCTGCTGCCTGTCAGATTGTTCGACGGCCTGCGCCATGTGAGCTCTCCCTGCTGCCGCGCCACAATAGCGCGACAGGCAGGTCTGGCAAGCCGGGAAAGTTCAGGAAACGACGCGAAAACAGACCTTTGCAACACCAGCATTGATCATGCCGAGATGTCCGGCCGCCGCCTTGGAGACATCGATGATGCGTCCCTTGACGAAAGGGCCGCGGTCGTTGATGCGGACGATGACGGATTTGCCATTGCCCGGGTTGCTGACCTCCACTTTGGTGCCGAAGCTCAGACGCGGATGGGCAGCGGTCAGCTTGGAAGGATCCATGCGTTCACCGGAAGCGGTGCGCGAGGTCAGCGCATACCAGGATGCGCGACCGCAGGACGGCGCAGCAGCAGAGGCCGGGCTGAATGTTGTGAGCGTGGTTACAGCGGTCATGACGGCTGCAAGGAACAATCCGGAGGCCCGTGCGTTAAGCTTTGTTGACGTCAAATTCTCGATCCTTTTGGTTGAGGCCGTGTGTTGCACACCGAACCGGACCAAAAAAAGATCAGGGAAATCACTTGTTGTTTCTGTTTGTTGCAGTGCAACAGAACCTATAGTGCACTGGACTGCCGGGGTTACCCGGCCCAGTTGCCATTGTGCCAGAGCGAGTCCAGACCAGACTCATAGTCCGGATTGAGAAACTCATATCCGGCGGCCTTGATCCTGGCATTGGCTACCCGCTTGTTTTCACCGTAGAAAGACCGCGCCATCGGCGACAGATCAGCGGTGTCGAAGTCCATTTCCGGCGGCGGCGCAACGCCCATCAGCCTGGCGGCATATTCAACAACATGTTGCGGCGGCGCAGGCCTGTCATCGGTCACATTGTAGATCCCGCCCAGACACTGCCGCGCCAGCAAGGCGGTGGCGCCGCCAATATCAGCGACATGGATCCGGTTGAACACCTGACCGGGCTTGATCAGCCGCCGCGCCTTGCCGGCCTGCATGGTCTTGAGCGCGTTGCGGCCCGGACCGTAAATGCCTGAGAGGCGAATGATGGCAAGCGGCACACCGGCCTCTGCCGCCAGGCGGGCCCAGTGGTCTTCGGCCGCGCGGCGTGCCACCGAGCGTCTGGACACCGGCCGGCACGGCGTGTCTTCATCGACCCAGGCGCCGCCGTGATCGCCATAGACTCCGACCGTGGAGAGATAGCCGGCCCACTCCAGTTTCGGCAGAACCTGCTTCAGCCCGCTGGTCAAATTCTCGAGCACCGGGTCACCGTCGTCGTCGGGCGCAATCGACATCAGGAGATGGGTGACCTCGGCAAGCGCCAAGCTAAGGTCTTCGGTAAGACTGCCACCACCGTAGAGGAACGGGGACAGGCCAGCGGCGCGCAGAGCGTCAAAGCGGGCTTCGCCACGGGTGGTGCCGCCGGCAAAAGCACATTCGCCGGCCAGCGCGCGGGCTATGGCAAGACCGGAAAACCCGGCACCGAAAATCATCAGGTTCATCTGGCAATCCATCCTTTCATGAAATTTCGGCGTCCGGCATCATGGTTTCACGGATCCGGCGTCAGCGCGATGCGCCATTCGGCGCGGACATCATCGTCGGTCTCAGTGCCAGCCTGCGCCTGCAGGCCCTGCATGTAGTCCGATCCAGTCAGTTGCGACAGGGCCCAGACCGCAGCACCCCGCACCAGCCCCGAGGCATCGCCCAGCAGCACCTCGCAGTCTGGCACCAGGCTTTGATCTTCGCTGTTGCCAGCGGCAATCAGCACGTTTCGCAGAAACCTGTCGCGGCCGATCCGCTTGACCGGAGAACCGGAGAAAAATGTGCGGAACGTCGCATCGTCCAGCTTCAGGAAATCGCCAAGCGGCGGCGACAACAAATCGTTCCGCGCCATCAGCTTGGCCTCGTGCGAAGCCACCGCATATTTATTCCAGGGACAGGCCGCCAGGCAATCATCGCAGCCATAGATGCGGTTGCCGATGGCGCGGCGGAACTCGTGCGGAACCGGACCCTTGTTCTCGATGGTGAGATAGGAAATGCAGCGCCTTGCATCGATCTGGTAGGGCGCGGGGAAGGCATTGGTCGGGCAGGCATCTAGACAGGCCCGGCAGGAGCCGCAATGATCGGTTTCGCCGTCATCAACAGGAAGTTCAACGGTGGTGAAGATCGAGGCGAGAAACAGCCAGGAGCCCTGCGTGCGGCTGACCAGATTGGTGTGCTTGCCGATCCAGCCCAGTCCCGCCGATTGGGCCAGTGGCTTTTCCATCACCGGGGCAGTGTCGACGAAAACCTTGACGTCGCCGCCCGAACGGGAGGCGAATTTGCCGGCCAGCTCTTTCAGTTTGCCCTTGATCAGGTCGTGGTAATCGCGGTTGCGGGCGTAGACTGAAATATTGGCGCTGGATTTTCGCTCGAGATTGGCAAGCGGCTCGCTCTCCGGGCCGTAATTCATTGCCAGCATGATCACCGATCGGGCTTCCGGCCATAAATTGCGCGGGGCGCTGCGGCGTTCCACCGTTTCGGCGATCCAGGCCATCGAGCCATGCCGGTCGAGATCAACGAAGTGATCCAGCCGTTCACGCAATTGCGGATCGGCATCGGCGCCGGTCACGGCAAGGTCGCAAAACCCCAGCGCCCTGGCCTCGTCACGCAGGAAAGTCTTGAGCCGCGCCGCCCTTGCGTCAGTGATGACCATGGACGATTCGGGGCCGGAACCAGTCATCGAGCTAGAAATCGAGATCGGCGTAGTGAGCAACCGGTGGCAAATTTCGAATCCGGTCAGTCAACAGCGGCCTGAACGAGGGGCGGGACTTGATGCGCTGGTACCATTCCTTGGCTTGCGGATACTCGTTCCAGTCGATCTCGCCAAGATAGTCCATCACCGACAGCGCAGAGGCGGCGGCAAGATCGGCATAGCTCATCCGGTCGCCGGCTAGCCAGGTGCGGGAGCCTGCAAGCCAGGACAGATATTTCATGTGCTGGCGGATGTTGGCGCGGCCGGTGCGCAGCATTTTGGGGTCTGGCGCGCCGCCACCATTGCTTGACGGCAATTGCAGCTTGATAAACCGTTCGCGGACCAGCGGACGCACAACATCCTGCTCGAACTTGACCAGAAACCATTCCATCAATCGCCTGATTTCGGCGCGGCTGAACGGATTTTCGGCCAGAAGACGGCGGTCGCGCTTGAACACGCCAAAGGATTCATCGAGCCACTCGGCAATGACATGCGGTCCACACAAGGCGTGGCCGTTGTCGGTCACCAGAACAGGCAGGGTTTCAGCCGGATTGAGCTTGAGAAACTCCGGGCGCCGTTCCCACGGAAGCTCCTCCTTCAGCTCGGCTGCAAAATCGACCTCGCTGAAACACACTCGAACAAAGCGGGAGGCGACGGACACTGTGTGATGATAAAGAACTGGCATTGTTAAAGCTGGACATGCTCTCGTTGGCGGGGTGCGCGGGACTGGTCAGATTCCGGAAAATAGAGCTATAGGGATTGGCCCACCGCAAGACAAGCGAATCACTGATCGGATATTGGCGACTCCTTTGTGGCGAAATCGGGCGATCAACCCGCAATGAGCGGAAATCAGTCGAGACAAGGACGGGCACGAGCATGAACGAGTCGACAATTGTGGGGGCTTTTCTTGGCCTCATCGAAGGACTTACCGAGTTTGTCCCGGTGTCTTCGACGGCGCACCTGCTGCTGGCCGGTCATTTTCTCGGTTTCAAATCTCCCGGCAACAGCTTCGAGGTGCTGGTTCAGCTCGGCGCCATATTGGCAATCCTGTCGGTTTATTTCGCGCGGTTGTGGAAGCTTGCCATGGATCTTCCTTCCAGCGCCACGGCGCGGCGATTTGTCGGCGCCATTTTACTGGCTTTCCTGCCTGCAGCGGTGATCGGTGCATTCGCGCATGGCTTCATCAAGTCGGTGCTGTTCGAATCAACCGCGCTGATCTGCTGGGTGCTGATCGGCGGCGGCGTGATTCTCCTGATGATCGACCGGATGAAACTGACACCCAAATACACCAATGTGATGGATTATCCGCTGCCACTGGCATTCAAGATCGGACTGTTCCAGTGCCTGGCTATGATTCCCGGAACCTCCCGCTCCGGTGCGACCATCGCCGGCGCGCTTCTGATGGGCGCCGACAAGCGGTCAGCCGCGGAGTTTTCCTTTTTCCTCGCCATGCCCACAATGGTGGGCGCCTTTACGCTGGATCTGTACAAGAATTACGACAAGCTGGCCTATGATGATGTCGTCACCATCGTGGTCGGCTTCATCATGGCGTTTATCGCCGGCGTGATCGTGGTTCGGGGCCTGCTCGATTTTGTCTCGCGGCACGGCTTTGCGGTGTTCGCCTGGTGGCGCATCGTCGTCGGCACAC is a window from the Hoeflea sp. IMCC20628 genome containing:
- a CDS encoding aldehyde dehydrogenase family protein, with the protein product MTDTLDAGFDTSQCLIGGKWIGASGGKTLAVEDPSTGLEIGRIARGGKAEIEAAVSAAQSAMSGEWGKMTAAERGRLLSKIGRAVEDHVEWLANLEAHDVGKPLTQARADARALARYLEFYGGAADKVHGETIPYLNDYTVFTLREPHGVTGHIIPWNYPMQILGRSVGAALAMGNAAVLKPAEEASLTALAFARIAMECGLPDGALNVVPGLGEEAGAALCAHPDVNHISFTGSLETGRKIQQAAAYNVIPVTLELGGKSPQIVFADADLERALPFLVNAGIQNAGQTCSASSRILVEASRHDEVVKLMSERYKALTVGAAIEDQSIGPLISERQKNIVQGFLSEADEDGMAPVAEGQMPKSAPMGGHYVRPTLYGGVDPNHVLARDEIFGPVQVIIPFRDEDEAIAIANGTDYGLVAGVWTSDGGRQMRLARAIRSGQVFINNYGAGGGVELPFGGVGKSGHGREKGFEALYGFSSLKTVAVWHGK
- a CDS encoding ABC transporter substrate-binding protein, translating into MTKNPIAAAAVSILALGLALGVTPATAAKMDATIGMQLEPPNLDPTGGAAAAIDEVVYANVFEGLTRFGPDGEILPALAESWEISEDGLTYTFKLHTGVTFHDGSAFDAEDVKFSLDRARADDSTNAQKALFADIASVEAVDPATVKITLSKPNGSFLFNMAWGDAVIVAPESAADNAANPVGTGPFKLAEWVKGDRVDLDRYPDYWGTSVKLDHVTFKFISDPTAAFAAMMAGDLDAYPAFPAPENLVQFEADPRFEVIIGSSEGETILGMNNKKPPLDNILVRQAIAHAIDRQAIIDGAMFGYGTPIGTHFAPHNPAYVDLTAQSAYDPEQSKALLAEAGIKDLTLSLKLPPPSYARRGGEIIAAQLREVGITAEITNVEWAQWLDDVFKAKNFDLTIVSHTEPMDIGIYGRDDYYFQYGDPDFKAIMVDLDKATDPAKRTELMQAAQKKIADDYVNAYLFQLARTGVSNAKLKGIWPNSPTQANDMTGVYWED
- a CDS encoding acetylornithine deacetylase/succinyl-diaminopimelate desuccinylase family protein, which encodes MAQAVEQSDRQQALSREIISRRDDLVALTQDLIRIPTLNPPGEFYRDICEYLARRMEKSGFAIQLLRAIGTPGDSERHPRWNVIARRESGRSGPCVHFNSHIDVVETGSGWSFDPFAGTVSDGKIYGRGACDMKGGLAASIIAAEAFVALWPDYPGAIEISGTADEETGGYGGVAWLAEQGYFSPERVQHVIIPEPLNKDRICLGHRGVMWAQISTHGRIAHGSMPFLGDCAVRHMGAVIAEMEISLFPALAQKRTAMPVVPDGARQSTMNINSLHGGQAEPDAGFTGFPSACVPDRARMVIDRRYLIEEQADEVREEIVALLERVKAERPGFRYDFEELWQVSPTMTSVESPVVKAVERGIRSALSCEPVHVVSPGTYDQKHIDRIGRLKDCIAYGPGILDLAHQPDEYVGIDDMIDSAKVMAFALDDLLHGRA
- a CDS encoding SDR family oxidoreductase, whose amino-acid sequence is MNLMIFGAGFSGLAIARALAGECAFAGGTTRGEARFDALRAAGLSPFLYGGGSLTEDLSLALAEVTHLLMSIAPDDDGDPVLENLTSGLKQVLPKLEWAGYLSTVGVYGDHGGAWVDEDTPCRPVSRRSVARRAAEDHWARLAAEAGVPLAIIRLSGIYGPGRNALKTMQAGKARRLIKPGQVFNRIHVADIGGATALLARQCLGGIYNVTDDRPAPPQHVVEYAARLMGVAPPPEMDFDTADLSPMARSFYGENKRVANARIKAAGYEFLNPDYESGLDSLWHNGNWAG
- a CDS encoding ABC transporter ATP-binding protein, which encodes MSALSISNLKVEIHGNTVLHDIDLRLEPGQILGVVGESGSGKSMTALSVMQLLPRGSRWSGSITVGGADLATMDEAALCQMRGRDVGMIFQEPMTALNPVRTIGDQVAETVRVHTGASRREAYAVARAMLDRVGLPEAQFPLDRYPHDLSGGQRQRVVIAQAIALRPKVLIADEPTTALDVTTQAQILDLLRQLVREEGMGLMLITHDLAVVAGLADTIAILKDGAVVEAGPTREIFREMRHPYTRALFSASAHVPDRGRKPEPSVTPVLSVSQVVRDYQQPRRSLFVRRPPFRAVDSVAFDIHHGENVGLVGESGCGKSTLARAILALDALQGGEIRLNGHVVSSAGDGPHPELRARMQVVFQDPYGSFNPRHRVRRLVTEPFHLLKSPPSGAEMELRIDRALTEVGLSSSDADKYIHEFSGGQRQRIAIARALIIEPALIVLDEAVSALDVSIRAQILDLLADLSDRLDLSYLFISHDLSVVRAITDRVLVMKDGRIVEQGETESIFRNPQHPYTRALVAATPSLEAALASPER
- a CDS encoding ABC transporter permease; translated protein: MTAYLLRRLLSLSLSLIAASLVIFLVMEAVPGDPASFMMGINADPQAVAALRTQLGLDDPLPLRYLGWVAGLLQGDFGVSYTYRVPVSELIAERVMISLPLTLYALALSTVIAFPAGILAASRRNSAADLSVMGATQLGVAIPNFWFAMILVLIFAINLRWFSAGGFPGWDAGFWIAMKALTLPAIALALPQASILARVMRSSLIDTLEEDFMRTARAKGLSRSQALWRHALRNALIPVLTILGLQFSFLLAGGIIIENVFYLPGLGRLVFQAITQRDLIVVRSVVILLVFAVITVTFLVDLAYAAADPRLRRHRR
- a CDS encoding ABC transporter permease — its product is MNTADSTDRSLLQMALGHRAFVVGVVLSGFFILLALISFVWTPFDPTKLSIATKLQTPSLEHWFGTDHFGRDMFSMIMVGARVSIAVAFVAVGIGISLGVPLGLYAAARRGSLVDEIIMRGNDLVFAFPSLLLAIMITAVFGPGAINAIIAIGIFNVPVFARLARGAALSLWTRDFILAARVAGKNKARISAEHILPNIANLLIVQGTIQFSLAILAEAALAYVGLGAQPPLPSWGRMLADAQTLISLAPHMALFPGFAIIITVLGLNLMGDGLRDLFDPRLRHGRG
- a CDS encoding septal ring lytic transglycosylase RlpA family protein — encoded protein: MTAVTTLTTFSPASAAAPSCGRASWYALTSRTASGERMDPSKLTAAHPRLSFGTKVEVSNPGNGKSVIVRINDRGPFVKGRIIDVSKAAAGHLGMINAGVAKVCFRVVS